A genomic window from Tolypothrix sp. PCC 7910 includes:
- the kdpC gene encoding K(+)-transporting ATPase subunit C, translated as MRQFNKAIRSTLALWLLTAFIYPLFMLICGQIALPFQANGSLITNNQGKVIGSVLIGQPFKSDRYFWSRPSTVNYSTGPEAPITGVSGASNLAPSNPELLKRIQGEVSRLKQANITPTADLVYTSGSGLDPHISIDAAQAQVQRIASIRGINPEKLQSLVAENTDSRFLGIFGEPGVNVLKLNLALDAF; from the coding sequence ATGCGTCAGTTTAATAAAGCTATTCGTTCTACTTTGGCTCTGTGGTTATTGACAGCATTTATATATCCTTTATTTATGCTAATTTGCGGGCAAATAGCATTACCTTTTCAGGCTAATGGGAGCTTAATTACTAATAATCAAGGTAAAGTAATCGGTTCCGTATTAATTGGTCAACCCTTTAAAAGCGATCGCTATTTTTGGAGTCGTCCCAGCACTGTCAACTACAGTACAGGCCCAGAAGCTCCCATCACAGGAGTATCAGGCGCTAGCAACCTCGCACCCAGCAATCCCGAACTGCTAAAACGCATTCAAGGAGAAGTCTCACGGCTGAAGCAAGCTAACATCACGCCCACAGCTGATTTAGTTTATACTTCTGGCTCTGGCTTAGATCCACACATTAGTATTGATGCAGCACAGGCGCAAGTGCAACGTATCGCCTCTATTCGCGGTATTAACCCTGAGAAGCTTCAAAGCTTAGTAGCTGAAAATACCGATAGCAGATTCCTGGGTATTTTTGGCGAACCTGGAGTTAATGTCTTGAAACTTAATTTAGCTTTAGATGCTTTTTAG
- the kdpF gene encoding K(+)-transporting ATPase subunit F, producing MKEFSAIFDFIRDKNSRIPLSLFLILCFNTILAPAVQAATPGELPRTASYAIGLLALVTFSLCIYLFVVIFQPEKF from the coding sequence ATGAAAGAGTTTTCAGCAATATTTGATTTTATTCGCGATAAAAACAGCAGGATTCCTCTATCCTTGTTTTTAATTCTGTGTTTTAACACCATATTAGCACCAGCAGTTCAAGCAGCAACCCCTGGAGAATTACCACGTACAGCATCTTACGCCATTGGGTTGTTAGCACTAGTGACTTTTAGCTTGTGTATTTATTTATTCGTTGTCATTTTTCAACCGGAGAAATTCTAA
- the kdpA gene encoding potassium-transporting ATPase subunit KdpA — MLQGWIQIGLTLLIFIATTPLLGKYIARVFMGERTLLDPVINPIERSIYALSAIRPQEEMTGWQYIKAVLYSNLVMGILVFFILIFQGWLPFNPTNLGTPSWDLALHTTISFLTNTDQQHYSGETTFSYTSQTFALSFLMFTSAATGLAVGIAFIRGLTGRPLGNFYADLIRSITRILLPLSIVGGLLLIVAGVPETLAGPVTATTVEGANQIIARGPVAHFEIIKQLGENGGGFFGINSAHPYENPNNFTNLLETWAMISIPSALIYTYGVFANNRKQAWLVFWMVFIIFVLLVGVAAVGEFQGNPLVNSLLDKQQPNLEGKEVRFGWAQTALWAIMTTATMCGAVNGMHDSLMPPGGFATLFNMFLQIIWGGQGTGTAYLFIYLILAVFLTGLMVGRTPEFLGRKIEKREIVLASVVLLVHPFAILIPWAIVFGFPDTLSGISNPGFHGVSQVVYEYTSAAANNGSGFEGLNDNTLWWNFSASVSMLAGRYISIIALLLLADSMSRKQPVPITTGTLRTDTRIFTSVTSGVILILGALTFFPVLVLGPIAEAFLISKGG, encoded by the coding sequence ATGTTACAAGGATGGATACAAATTGGCTTGACATTACTCATCTTCATTGCAACTACACCCTTACTAGGTAAATATATAGCTCGGGTTTTCATGGGAGAAAGAACATTACTTGACCCAGTAATCAATCCCATAGAACGAAGTATTTACGCCTTGAGTGCGATACGTCCCCAAGAAGAAATGACAGGTTGGCAGTATATCAAAGCAGTGCTATATAGCAATCTTGTCATGGGGATTTTAGTTTTTTTCATTCTCATATTTCAGGGATGGCTACCATTTAATCCTACAAATTTAGGTACGCCGAGTTGGGATTTAGCACTACACACTACAATTTCTTTTCTGACTAACACAGACCAACAGCATTATTCTGGCGAAACAACCTTTAGTTATACCAGCCAAACATTCGCCCTGAGTTTTTTAATGTTTACCTCAGCCGCAACAGGTTTAGCAGTTGGTATTGCTTTCATCCGCGGTTTAACTGGTAGACCTTTGGGCAACTTTTACGCTGATTTAATTAGGTCAATTACGCGAATTTTATTACCTCTATCGATTGTTGGTGGTTTGTTATTAATTGTGGCAGGTGTACCAGAAACCTTGGCAGGGCCAGTCACCGCTACTACTGTAGAAGGTGCAAATCAAATCATCGCTCGCGGCCCAGTTGCTCACTTTGAAATTATTAAACAACTCGGAGAAAACGGCGGTGGCTTTTTCGGAATTAATTCCGCCCATCCTTATGAAAATCCGAATAACTTTACTAACTTATTAGAAACCTGGGCAATGATTTCCATTCCTTCTGCCCTAATTTACACCTACGGCGTATTTGCTAATAACCGTAAACAAGCCTGGCTAGTATTTTGGATGGTTTTTATCATCTTTGTTTTGTTAGTAGGTGTTGCCGCAGTCGGTGAATTTCAAGGCAATCCGTTAGTTAATTCTTTGTTAGACAAACAACAACCAAATTTAGAAGGTAAAGAAGTAAGATTTGGTTGGGCACAAACAGCATTATGGGCAATCATGACCACAGCAACTATGTGTGGTGCTGTGAATGGAATGCATGATTCTTTAATGCCACCTGGAGGGTTTGCAACTCTCTTTAATATGTTCTTGCAAATTATTTGGGGTGGTCAAGGAACTGGAACAGCTTACCTATTTATCTATCTAATTTTGGCAGTATTCCTCACGGGTTTAATGGTAGGAAGGACACCAGAATTTTTAGGCAGAAAAATTGAGAAGAGAGAAATTGTTCTCGCCAGCGTCGTCTTATTAGTTCACCCTTTCGCTATTCTCATCCCTTGGGCAATAGTATTTGGTTTTCCTGATACTTTATCAGGCATTAGTAATCCCGGTTTTCATGGTGTTTCCCAGGTAGTTTACGAATATACTTCTGCTGCTGCTAATAACGGTTCTGGCTTTGAAGGATTAAACGATAACACTCTTTGGTGGAATTTCAGCGCTAGTGTGAGTATGTTAGCAGGACGTTATATCTCCATCATTGCCCTACTACTGCTAGCAGATAGTATGTCTCGCAAGCAACCAGTTCCTATAACCACAGGTACTCTGAGAACCGACACCAGAATCTTCACCAGTGTTACAAGCGGCGTAATTTTAATTCTTGGTGCCCTTACTTTTTTCCCCGTACTCGTCTTAGGCCCCATAGCAGAAGCATTTCTCATTTCCAAAGGTGGATAA
- the kdpB gene encoding potassium-transporting ATPase subunit KdpB, with the protein MKLSTKLRQERKHTPKAKQSGLYRRALQQAFVKLNPRNMLKNPVMFVVWLGTIITALVTIAPNLFGPTTGENPRLFNGLITLILFLTVLFANFAEAVAEGRGKAQADALRATKSDAKAKKLLPDGSIQEVSSTALRRGDHIKVFAGDIIPADGEVIKGIASVDESAITGESAPVLKEPGTDIASSVTGGTRIISDELTIRVTTDPGQGFLDRMIALVEGASRSKTPNEIALTVLLAVLTQVFLVVMATLPTVSVYVKSPVSIAVLIALLVALIPTTIGGLLSAIGIAGMDRVAQFNVIATSGRAVEACGDVNTLVLDKTGTITLGNRLAEEFIPVNGHTVEKVAKVALASSVFDETPEGKSIVKLAEKFGAKLDFDLKQAEGIEFSAKTRMSGTNLPNAVEIRKGAVDAIKGFVRSRNGQLTPELDAAFERVSRLGGTPLALCENEIIYGVIYLKDIIKPGIKERFDQMRRMGIKTIMLTGDNRITASVIAQEAGVDDFIAEATPEDKIAVIRAEQSQGKLVAMTGDGTNDAPALAQANVGVAMNSGTQAAKEAANMVDLDSDPTKLIDIVTIGKQLLITRGALTTFSIANDVAKYFAIIPAIFAGIGVSSLNIMGLASAQSAVLSALIYNALIIPALIPLALTGVKFRPLTADQLLQRNIFIYGLGGVIAPFIAIKFIDVLIAAVGLA; encoded by the coding sequence ATGAAACTATCTACCAAACTGCGCCAAGAACGCAAACATACGCCTAAAGCTAAACAAAGCGGACTTTACAGACGCGCTCTGCAACAAGCATTCGTTAAATTAAACCCGCGTAATATGCTCAAAAATCCGGTGATGTTTGTCGTCTGGTTAGGCACAATTATTACTGCATTAGTGACCATTGCGCCTAACCTATTTGGCCCAACTACTGGCGAAAATCCCAGATTATTTAATGGTTTAATTACCCTAATTCTGTTCTTAACCGTTCTATTTGCCAACTTTGCTGAGGCTGTAGCAGAAGGAAGAGGTAAAGCTCAAGCAGATGCTTTACGAGCCACAAAATCTGATGCTAAAGCGAAAAAACTTCTTCCTGATGGTTCTATCCAAGAAGTGAGTTCTACAGCCTTACGACGTGGCGATCACATTAAGGTATTTGCTGGAGATATTATCCCAGCCGATGGTGAGGTAATTAAAGGTATTGCCTCTGTAGATGAATCTGCGATTACGGGAGAATCCGCACCAGTCTTGAAAGAACCAGGGACAGATATTGCTAGTTCTGTGACTGGAGGAACCCGAATTATTTCCGATGAGTTGACAATTCGCGTCACAACTGACCCCGGTCAAGGCTTTCTGGATAGGATGATTGCGTTAGTCGAAGGCGCTTCCCGTAGTAAAACTCCTAATGAAATCGCTTTAACTGTTTTATTAGCAGTTCTCACCCAAGTCTTTCTCGTGGTGATGGCGACTCTGCCAACTGTATCAGTCTATGTAAAATCACCAGTCAGCATTGCTGTATTAATTGCTCTGCTAGTAGCCTTAATACCCACCACTATCGGCGGATTATTAAGTGCAATTGGGATTGCTGGTATGGATAGAGTCGCTCAATTTAACGTTATTGCTACATCGGGACGTGCAGTGGAAGCTTGTGGTGACGTTAATACATTGGTATTAGATAAAACCGGGACAATTACCTTGGGTAATCGCCTGGCAGAGGAATTTATTCCCGTCAATGGTCATACTGTAGAAAAAGTAGCTAAAGTTGCTCTGGCATCGAGTGTATTTGATGAGACACCAGAAGGTAAATCCATTGTTAAACTGGCAGAAAAATTCGGGGCAAAATTAGATTTTGACTTAAAGCAAGCTGAAGGTATAGAATTTTCTGCCAAAACGCGGATGAGTGGCACTAATTTACCTAACGCTGTAGAAATTCGTAAGGGTGCAGTAGATGCGATTAAAGGATTTGTCAGATCCCGGAATGGACAATTAACACCTGAACTTGATGCTGCTTTTGAAAGAGTTTCCAGATTGGGTGGTACTCCTCTGGCATTATGTGAAAACGAAATAATTTACGGTGTAATTTATCTCAAAGATATTATTAAACCTGGGATTAAAGAAAGGTTTGACCAAATGCGGCGCATGGGAATTAAAACTATCATGCTCACCGGAGATAACCGCATTACGGCATCTGTAATTGCTCAAGAAGCCGGAGTTGATGATTTCATTGCCGAAGCTACGCCAGAAGATAAAATTGCGGTGATTCGGGCAGAACAATCTCAAGGAAAATTAGTGGCAATGACTGGAGATGGTACTAATGATGCTCCAGCTTTGGCTCAGGCAAATGTCGGGGTAGCCATGAATTCTGGCACGCAAGCGGCGAAGGAAGCGGCTAATATGGTAGACCTGGATTCTGACCCTACAAAGTTAATTGATATTGTCACTATTGGTAAACAATTGCTCATTACTCGTGGCGCACTCACTACCTTTTCTATTGCTAATGATGTTGCCAAATATTTTGCGATCATTCCGGCAATCTTTGCTGGAATTGGTGTTAGCAGTCTCAATATTATGGGTTTAGCCAGCGCCCAATCTGCTGTTTTATCAGCTTTAATTTACAACGCTTTAATTATTCCGGCACTGATTCCCTTAGCACTGACTGGTGTGAAATTTCGCCCACTTACAGCAGATCAACTTTTGCAGCGCAATATTTTTATTTATGGTCTTGGTGGTGTTATTGCTCCCTTCATTGCTATCAAATTTATTGATGTTTTGATTGCGGCTGTGGGACTGGCTTGA
- a CDS encoding response regulator transcription factor — MPSTPIKILLVEDDELFRLGLRVRLQQEVGLEIVAEAEDGETAIEFVNQNPLDVVLLDVGLPGIGGIEACKQIKQQNPQLPVLVLTSHSQKPLIARLIEAGAQGYCLKGVAAEKLVLALRSVAAGASWWDETATQEIRSTFTSDSGEIDTENLSPSLNPLTQREQEILALLAAGKTNQEIALALYITPGTVRVHVHAILHKLGVGDRHSAVVVAVQKHLIKG, encoded by the coding sequence ATGCCATCTACCCCTATCAAAATTCTCCTAGTTGAGGATGATGAACTTTTCCGCTTAGGTTTGCGCGTACGATTGCAACAAGAAGTAGGGTTAGAAATCGTTGCTGAGGCAGAAGATGGTGAAACAGCGATTGAGTTCGTCAATCAAAATCCTCTCGATGTAGTGTTGTTAGATGTCGGATTACCAGGAATTGGCGGGATTGAAGCCTGTAAACAAATTAAGCAACAAAATCCTCAGTTACCAGTTTTAGTGTTGACTTCCCACTCACAAAAACCTTTAATCGCCAGATTAATTGAAGCAGGCGCGCAAGGTTATTGTCTTAAAGGAGTAGCAGCAGAAAAATTAGTTTTAGCACTGCGTTCTGTAGCTGCTGGTGCATCTTGGTGGGATGAAACAGCAACTCAAGAAATTCGTTCTACTTTTACATCTGACTCTGGAGAAATTGACACAGAAAATCTCTCTCCATCCCTCAATCCCCTTACCCAACGCGAACAAGAAATTTTAGCATTGCTAGCGGCAGGAAAAACTAACCAAGAAATCGCCTTGGCACTCTACATTACCCCTGGCACAGTAAGAGTACATGTCCATGCAATTTTACATAAATTAGGAGTAGGCGATCGCCATAGCGCAGTTGTTGTTGCTGTGCAAAAGCATTTAATTAAGGGATAG
- a CDS encoding sensor histidine kinase KdpD: protein MRDLKTKLLNKEAPIGKFLLIICLFTFVLLLDYSTPNEYVFGYLYTGPILLTNSWLGRRATLQATCIAVCFTMLNLIVPGGEGIKPATIADRTIASSALIVTGILSDRLRRSQDAIAIARAKLAAQEELSRVREDFASTLTHDLKTPLLGAIETLKAFEQEKFGAVSSVQQTVLATMQRSHQTSLQLLETLLDIYRNDTEGLKLNLAPVDLAILAEEATATLSDLAANRRVYLSIKYGDSDWRQSLWVQGDALQLQRVFTNLLVNAINHSRRGEHVEVVLESQAAYQVVKILDTGAGIVAEQFSHLFARFYQGNSDRQAKGSGLGLYLSRQIIAAHGGIIWAENRVPIGAMFAFKLPVYPFQSSLTV from the coding sequence ATGCGAGATTTAAAAACAAAATTACTTAATAAAGAAGCACCAATAGGCAAATTTTTGTTGATTATTTGTCTATTTACATTTGTCTTGCTTTTGGATTATTCAACACCTAATGAATATGTGTTTGGCTATCTGTATACAGGGCCAATTCTATTAACAAACTCCTGGCTAGGAAGGCGAGCAACCTTGCAAGCTACCTGTATTGCGGTTTGCTTCACGATGTTGAATTTGATAGTACCAGGAGGTGAAGGGATTAAGCCTGCGACAATTGCCGATAGAACGATTGCATCCTCAGCGTTGATTGTCACAGGTATTTTAAGCGATCGCCTGCGTCGTTCCCAAGATGCGATCGCGATCGCTCGTGCTAAACTGGCAGCGCAAGAGGAATTATCTAGGGTGCGGGAAGATTTTGCTTCTACTCTTACCCATGATTTAAAAACGCCTCTTCTCGGTGCAATTGAAACTCTCAAAGCTTTTGAGCAAGAAAAGTTTGGTGCTGTTTCATCAGTACAGCAAACAGTTTTAGCGACTATGCAACGCAGCCATCAAACTTCTCTACAACTGCTAGAAACTTTGTTGGATATCTATCGCAATGATACTGAAGGCTTAAAACTGAACTTAGCACCTGTAGATTTAGCAATCTTGGCAGAGGAAGCAACAGCGACTCTCAGCGATTTAGCTGCTAATCGTCGGGTTTATCTCTCAATCAAATATGGTGATTCTGATTGGCGACAATCGCTATGGGTTCAGGGTGATGCACTACAACTGCAACGAGTGTTTACCAATCTCCTTGTTAATGCTATCAATCACTCCCGGCGTGGTGAACATGTGGAAGTAGTGTTAGAATCGCAAGCTGCCTATCAAGTTGTGAAAATTTTGGATACAGGCGCGGGGATTGTAGCTGAACAATTCTCCCATTTATTTGCAAGATTTTACCAAGGAAATAGCGATCGCCAAGCTAAAGGCTCGGGATTAGGGCTTTACCTCTCTCGCCAAATTATTGCCGCCCACGGGGGTATAATTTGGGCAGAGAACAGAGTCCCTATTGGTGCAATGTTTGCTTTTAAGCTCCCAGTTTATCCATTTCAATCTTCTTTGACTGTGTGA